The following are encoded together in the Juglans microcarpa x Juglans regia isolate MS1-56 chromosome 2D, Jm3101_v1.0, whole genome shotgun sequence genome:
- the LOC121249260 gene encoding uncharacterized protein LOC121249260 translates to MGKEQLDLQFLGFFGIFKESIKLILLGRKIYNKIAVTSIILFSFTILAYIQFFDRQIFGVLNEEARLSQTSKNDSKHREVFSVASLAWTAILLLKVTYFSFAFSPYSLSIHEIAYTIACIYTAKESTITKVTIVVPKIGRRLATFFSGYAIMLLYCIVAAVLFLCVYIFVDNTIGYAIEVVLMVLYVIGFMYIRIIWVLANVLTVLEDVYGFQAMIKSKALIRGKMAVAIALFIFLSICLATIVVVFEDFVVLKMAPCMAIRLGVASLCFLFLLMVILFGLVVQTVIYFVCKSFHQEDIDMSYLAGHIVVDLEMHVPLKAKDIQVGELHV, encoded by the coding sequence atGGGAAAAGAACAGCTTGACCTTCAGTTTCTGGGTTTCTTTGGCATCTTCAAAGAATCCATTAAACTCATACTTTTAGGGAGAaagatatataacaaaattgCTGTAACGAGCatcatcttattttcttttaccatCCTTGCTTACATTCAATTCTTCGATCGCCAAATTTTCGGTGTTCTAAACGAGGAAGCCCGCTTGTCTCAGACCTCAAAGAATGATTCCAAGCATCGAGAGGTTTTTAGTGTCGCCTCCCTTGCATGGACTGCTATTTTGCTCCTCAAAGTAACCTACTTCAGTTTTGCCTTTTCGCCCTACTCCCTTTCAATACATGAAATTGCCTATACCATAGCATGCATATACACAGCCAAAGAAAGCACCATTACGAAGGTTACGATCGTTGTCCCAAAGATTGGGAGAAGACTTGCCACTTTTTTCTCTGGCTATGCCATTATGTTGCTTTACTGCATTGTTGCAGCAGTACTCTTCCTGTGcgtatatatttttgtagataATACCATTGGATATGCGATCGAAGTTGTTCTTATGGTCTTATACGTGATTGGGTTCATGTATATAAGGATCATTTGGGTTTTGGCGAACGTGCTAACAGTGTTGGAGGATGTATATGGATTTCAAGCCATGATTAAGAGCAAGGCCTTGATAAGGGGAAAGATGGCTGTTGCTATTGCTTTGttcatctttctttccatttGCCTCGCAACAATTGTAGTGGTTTTTGAGGATTTTGTCGTGCTGAAGATGGCACCCTGTATGGCAATTAGACTTGGGGTTGCAAGTCTTTGCTTTTTGTTTCTGCTCATGGTGATTCTGTTTGGTCTTGTTGTCCAAACTGTGATCTATTTCGTTTGCAAATCATTTCACCAGGAAGACATTGATATGTCCTATTTAGCAGGTCATATTGTGGTTGATCTTGAAATGCATGTTCCTCTGAAGGCCAAGGATATCCAAGTAGGGGAGCTTCATGTGTAG